The Corynebacterium jeddahense genome has a window encoding:
- a CDS encoding DUF3800 domain-containing protein codes for MNRSTAPTIHLPLSAEGAAYFVDEAGSKGSLGKHFVTAAVRTTDPDKLSRTIKACRDKNRFTNADEIKFSKVNRNSQPILSEIFSEAVSSGCTFGAFVLDKRHFDPWSDRDQWQGHLFATDRLLRGLITRREVSVALLDHIDVPAGISYGDELAASLNNRFGNKRVITAVSLDSRTCPALQVADLLASAVFHTRKKIEDHGLERFLEDRTPKARLAKDIAAALGETHFADCRTHLLKLQTSHKKSLTELTKAHHEVV; via the coding sequence ATGAATAGATCTACGGCTCCCACAATTCACCTTCCTCTTTCCGCTGAAGGGGCGGCATATTTCGTAGATGAGGCGGGGAGCAAAGGGAGTCTCGGCAAGCATTTCGTAACCGCGGCAGTTAGAACCACCGATCCCGACAAACTTAGTCGAACTATCAAGGCATGTCGAGACAAAAATCGATTTACTAATGCGGACGAGATCAAATTTTCAAAAGTGAATCGGAATTCCCAGCCTATTCTCTCTGAAATCTTTTCTGAGGCCGTATCTTCGGGATGCACTTTTGGAGCTTTCGTGCTTGATAAGCGTCATTTTGACCCGTGGTCGGATAGAGACCAGTGGCAAGGGCATCTCTTTGCAACCGACAGACTGCTGCGTGGACTTATTACTCGTCGCGAAGTCAGCGTTGCATTGCTGGATCATATTGATGTCCCGGCGGGAATCTCATACGGTGATGAACTCGCAGCTTCCTTAAATAATCGATTTGGTAACAAGCGTGTAATCACCGCAGTCAGCTTAGATTCGAGAACTTGCCCAGCTTTACAGGTTGCGGATCTTCTGGCCAGCGCCGTATTTCACACAAGGAAGAAAATAGAAGACCATGGACTTGAGAGGTTCCTAGAAGATAGAACACCAAAGGCCCGATTAGCTAAGGATATCGCTGCAGCACTAGGTGAAACGCACTTTGCTGATTGCCGAACTCACTTGCTGAAACTCCAAACCAGCCATAAAAAGTCTTTGACGGAGTTGACGAAAGCGCATCATGAAGTAGTCTAG
- a CDS encoding type II toxin-antitoxin system HicB family antitoxin, producing the protein MKVFTVTAERGASGAWVLECDELGVVSQTKRLDRAEDEVTEAIAFQSGLEPGDFAVDVVPVLPGEIEQLRVQADDLGAKAKAASEKAAAARTALARKMKDAGFTLREMGQVLGVSYQRAAALVAG; encoded by the coding sequence ATGAAAGTGTTTACGGTGACCGCGGAGCGCGGGGCGAGCGGCGCGTGGGTGCTGGAGTGCGACGAGCTCGGGGTCGTTTCGCAGACGAAACGTCTCGACCGTGCAGAAGATGAGGTCACAGAGGCGATCGCGTTCCAATCGGGGCTAGAGCCCGGTGATTTTGCCGTTGATGTCGTACCGGTCCTCCCCGGCGAGATTGAGCAGCTGCGCGTGCAAGCGGACGATCTCGGCGCGAAGGCCAAGGCGGCTTCGGAAAAGGCCGCCGCTGCCAGGACCGCGCTCGCGCGCAAGATGAAAGACGCGGGATTTACGCTGCGCGAGATGGGGCAAGTTTTGGGCGTTTCCTACCAGCGCGCGGCGGCGCTGGTGGCGGGGTAG
- a CDS encoding DUF3500 domain-containing protein: protein MRMSNRFSRACAALALTVSLASCSVAPDHSAAGNPTATPAAATASATYANASQTTGTQTTAATAAAAQAFMDTLTDEQKQALVGDFNDANRTVTWSNFPVTFVQRAGLNLSDLTDEQRDAAMNVLDTLLNDAAYKRVEDIMASDEYLHEHSSSTEGSLGQYYIAFFGEPDANGDWTLQFGGHHLGLNATLESDGMVTFAPTHFGVQPSQWTDEYGNDVEALGSIYEAAFTFYDSLDDTQKAKLYQGEQVQNMVCAPGSTCSYPTGTGIKGSELHDDQKSLLLNLISQWVSLTDDANNNASMQAIANTLDETYVNWSGATVYDMTQGDGIYFQISGPRAYIEFASQQGSAGADIPGVVTSGWGHVHTIYRDPANDYAGAVEQQQGSGPGAGMGSPGGAPGNGGPAGAPGAAPGAPGAGVLPDAITNSTSSSSDSLSSASTRRD from the coding sequence ATCCGCATGAGCAACCGATTCTCCCGCGCATGCGCGGCCCTCGCCCTCACCGTCAGCCTCGCGTCCTGTTCCGTCGCCCCGGACCACTCCGCAGCCGGCAACCCAACCGCCACACCGGCCGCCGCCACCGCGAGCGCCACCTACGCCAACGCCTCCCAGACCACCGGCACCCAGACCACCGCCGCCACCGCTGCCGCCGCCCAGGCCTTCATGGACACGCTCACCGACGAGCAGAAGCAGGCCCTCGTCGGCGACTTCAACGACGCCAACCGCACCGTCACCTGGTCCAATTTCCCCGTCACGTTCGTCCAGCGCGCGGGGCTGAACCTCAGCGACCTCACCGACGAGCAGCGCGACGCCGCCATGAACGTCCTAGACACCCTCCTCAACGACGCGGCCTACAAGCGCGTCGAGGACATCATGGCCTCCGACGAGTACCTGCACGAGCACTCCTCCTCCACCGAGGGCTCGCTGGGGCAGTATTACATCGCGTTCTTCGGCGAACCCGACGCGAACGGCGACTGGACCCTCCAGTTCGGCGGCCACCACCTCGGCCTCAACGCCACCCTCGAATCCGACGGCATGGTCACCTTCGCGCCGACCCACTTCGGCGTGCAGCCCTCGCAGTGGACGGACGAGTACGGCAACGACGTCGAGGCCCTCGGCAGCATCTACGAGGCCGCCTTCACCTTCTACGACAGCCTCGACGACACCCAGAAGGCCAAGCTCTACCAGGGCGAACAGGTGCAGAACATGGTGTGCGCCCCGGGCAGCACGTGCTCCTACCCCACCGGCACCGGCATCAAGGGCAGCGAGCTTCACGACGACCAGAAGTCCCTCCTGCTCAACCTCATCTCCCAGTGGGTCTCACTCACCGACGACGCGAACAACAACGCCAGCATGCAGGCCATCGCCAACACGCTCGACGAGACGTACGTGAACTGGTCCGGCGCCACCGTCTACGACATGACCCAGGGCGACGGCATCTACTTCCAGATCTCCGGCCCGCGCGCCTACATCGAGTTCGCCAGCCAGCAGGGCTCCGCCGGCGCGGACATCCCGGGCGTGGTCACCTCCGGCTGGGGCCACGTGCACACCATCTACCGCGACCCGGCGAACGACTACGCCGGCGCCGTGGAGCAGCAGCAGGGTTCCGGCCCGGGCGCGGGCATGGGCAGCCCCGGCGGCGCCCCGGGCAACGGTGGCCCCGCGGGTGCCCCGGGTGCGGCGCCGGGCGCTCCCGGCGCGGGCGTGCTCCCCGACGCGATCACGAACTCGACGTCGAGCTCCAGCGATAGCCTGAGCAGCGCCAGCACCCGCCGCGACTAG
- the menE gene encoding o-succinylbenzoate--CoA ligase yields the protein MTHLLELLPVDPANPLAIIPALEEALTGQRTLLPVPANDPARTNLLRNTLKPGAPVDDDIALVVATSGSTGTPKGALLTPANLIASADATHQALGGAGQWLLAMPAAYIAGIQVLVRSMVAGVEPAFVDLSRGFSVAEFAARATELARTGERTYTALTPMQLAKATSTLQGIDALRTFDAVLVGGAATNPRLLDSARKLRINAVTTYGSSETSGGCVYDGRPIAGARVKVSGGRIHLGGPMVARGYRNLDSPDLADGWFRTSDAGSLHSGHLTVLGRVDHVIDSGGLKLHPEVLENALLRIDGVTAACVVGKQDARLGERICAAYTGSASVPDILDALAEAEDAGEIAHWQVPKELKVVPALPQLGPGKVDRAAVRELF from the coding sequence GTGACCCACCTGCTGGAACTTCTCCCCGTCGACCCCGCCAACCCGCTGGCGATTATCCCCGCGCTGGAAGAGGCCCTGACCGGCCAGCGCACGCTGCTGCCTGTGCCTGCCAACGACCCGGCGCGCACGAACCTGCTGCGCAACACGCTGAAACCCGGCGCGCCCGTCGACGACGACATCGCCCTCGTCGTGGCCACCTCCGGCTCCACGGGCACTCCGAAGGGCGCGCTGCTCACGCCCGCGAACCTCATCGCCAGCGCGGACGCCACCCACCAGGCGCTCGGCGGCGCGGGCCAGTGGCTGCTGGCCATGCCGGCGGCCTACATCGCGGGGATCCAGGTGCTCGTGCGCAGCATGGTCGCCGGCGTCGAGCCCGCGTTCGTGGACCTCTCGCGCGGCTTCAGCGTCGCCGAGTTCGCCGCCCGCGCCACGGAGCTCGCCCGCACCGGCGAGCGCACCTACACCGCGCTCACCCCTATGCAGCTGGCGAAGGCGACCTCCACGCTCCAAGGCATCGACGCGCTGCGCACCTTCGACGCCGTGCTCGTCGGCGGCGCGGCCACGAACCCGCGGCTGCTCGATTCGGCCCGCAAGCTGCGCATCAACGCCGTGACCACGTACGGGTCGAGCGAGACCTCCGGCGGCTGCGTTTACGACGGCCGCCCCATCGCCGGCGCGCGCGTCAAGGTCAGCGGCGGGCGCATCCACCTCGGCGGCCCCATGGTCGCGCGCGGCTACCGCAACCTCGACTCGCCGGACCTCGCCGACGGCTGGTTCCGCACCTCCGACGCGGGTTCGCTCCACAGCGGCCACCTCACGGTCCTCGGCCGCGTCGATCATGTCATCGACTCCGGCGGGCTCAAGCTGCACCCGGAGGTGCTCGAGAACGCGCTGCTACGTATCGACGGCGTGACCGCCGCTTGCGTCGTCGGCAAGCAAGATGCCCGACTCGGCGAGCGGATCTGCGCCGCGTACACCGGGTCTGCAAGCGTGCCCGACATCCTCGACGCCCTCGCGGAGGCGGAGGACGCGGGCGAGATCGCGCACTGGCAGGTGCCGAAGGAGCTCAAGGTCGTGCCGGCGCTGCCGCAGCTCGGGCCGGGGAAGGTGGATCGCGCGGCGGTGCGGGAACTGTTCTAG
- a CDS encoding YhfC family glutamic-type intramembrane protease codes for MTLGLLILQFVGLVALVLAAWFVAKRRLGFRWASLGWGALAFPLSQLARFALVIPLQFLFSKTFDPATATALTTALFLVTSGLFEETARWIVLRFWDKNTREWNDGVGFGLGHGGIEALLLFTNLFAGNIMLLTTGDAIKAQATGNDDPATAQAIAEQIEALQNIGLGMIAASWYERALAIAAHVVFTLIVLRAVRERRWQLWALAVVCHIGFNAVAVLVAPHSVPVMYVLLTALTAAGLWAIIDGPLSRKAFARTAPTNPLENETPAK; via the coding sequence ATGACGTTGGGCCTTCTCATTCTGCAGTTCGTGGGCTTGGTCGCCCTCGTGCTGGCCGCGTGGTTTGTGGCAAAACGCAGGCTCGGCTTCAGGTGGGCGTCGCTCGGCTGGGGCGCGCTGGCGTTCCCGCTGTCGCAGTTGGCCAGGTTTGCATTGGTGATCCCGCTGCAGTTCCTGTTCAGCAAGACATTCGATCCAGCGACGGCCACCGCCCTGACCACGGCACTGTTCCTGGTCACCTCCGGTTTGTTCGAGGAGACCGCTCGCTGGATCGTGCTGCGATTCTGGGACAAGAACACCCGCGAGTGGAACGACGGCGTCGGCTTCGGCCTGGGCCACGGCGGCATAGAGGCGCTGCTGCTCTTCACCAACCTGTTTGCCGGCAACATCATGCTGCTGACCACCGGCGACGCAATCAAGGCGCAGGCCACCGGAAACGACGACCCTGCCACCGCGCAGGCCATTGCAGAGCAGATTGAGGCGCTGCAGAACATCGGCTTGGGAATGATCGCCGCAAGCTGGTACGAGCGTGCGCTCGCGATCGCCGCACACGTGGTGTTTACCCTGATCGTGCTGCGCGCGGTGCGCGAGCGCCGCTGGCAGCTCTGGGCGCTGGCTGTGGTGTGCCACATCGGGTTCAACGCCGTCGCCGTGCTCGTCGCACCCCACAGCGTGCCGGTGATGTACGTGCTACTCACCGCACTCACAGCCGCGGGACTTTGGGCAATTATCGACGGCCCGTTGTCGCGCAAGGCCTTCGCCCGCACCGCTCCCACGAACCCCCTCGAGAACGAAACGCCCGCCAAGTGA
- a CDS encoding sensor histidine kinase codes for MHVKTGDAVLAVAAAVLAAVYTVSAISDPGAAVWAQALLSWGFVAAFAMLTGKPRAASAALVALNTAWALVWLAAPVNLGYSLWVLAVPVATFVAGRYAGKRFALGVLAAACAWALLSPFMWTWDEQLVLFYRRGADGALTLALHWAACAVAYLLGANLAGEEAARRRAAEAKEQRLAAARVDERQAIARDIHDVLGHSLTLIKAQANAGLASGREREALQQINAAAGESLAEIRLLVRGLRESDRGFAPVVGIAELPALVQRFRDAGVQVTLDAPPIDVPPVTSLAIHRIVAEALTNAARHQVDPVVSVRVTPGQTVVVEVVSTGRVRPQPGTGVGLEGLRERAASAGGTLEAWQAGEAFTVRAELAA; via the coding sequence GTGCATGTGAAAACGGGCGACGCGGTGCTCGCGGTGGCGGCGGCGGTGCTTGCCGCCGTCTACACCGTGAGTGCGATCAGCGACCCGGGCGCCGCCGTCTGGGCGCAGGCGCTGCTGTCGTGGGGGTTCGTCGCTGCGTTCGCGATGCTCACCGGCAAGCCGCGGGCCGCGTCGGCCGCGTTGGTGGCGCTCAACACCGCCTGGGCGCTGGTGTGGCTGGCCGCGCCGGTGAACCTGGGCTATTCGCTGTGGGTGCTGGCGGTGCCGGTGGCGACGTTCGTCGCCGGCAGGTACGCCGGTAAACGCTTCGCGCTTGGGGTGCTGGCGGCGGCGTGCGCGTGGGCGTTGCTGTCCCCATTTATGTGGACGTGGGACGAGCAACTCGTGTTGTTCTACCGCCGCGGGGCAGACGGTGCGCTCACGCTGGCGCTGCATTGGGCAGCGTGCGCGGTGGCGTACCTGCTGGGTGCGAATCTGGCGGGGGAAGAGGCTGCCCGCCGCAGGGCCGCGGAAGCGAAGGAGCAACGCCTGGCGGCGGCGCGGGTGGACGAGCGCCAGGCCATCGCGCGGGACATCCACGACGTGCTGGGGCACTCGTTGACCCTGATCAAGGCGCAGGCCAACGCGGGGCTCGCGTCCGGGCGCGAGCGGGAGGCGCTGCAGCAAATCAACGCCGCCGCAGGTGAGTCGCTGGCGGAGATCCGCCTGCTCGTGCGCGGCCTGCGCGAAAGTGATCGCGGGTTCGCGCCGGTGGTGGGGATCGCGGAGCTGCCCGCGCTGGTGCAGCGCTTCCGCGACGCCGGCGTGCAGGTCACACTCGACGCCCCGCCTATCGACGTCCCTCCGGTGACCTCCCTCGCCATCCACCGCATCGTGGCCGAAGCGCTGACCAACGCGGCCCGCCACCAGGTGGACCCAGTTGTCTCCGTGCGCGTGACACCGGGGCAGACCGTTGTGGTGGAAGTGGTCTCTACCGGGCGGGTGCGCCCGCAGCCGGGCACCGGCGTCGGCTTGGAAGGCCTGCGCGAGCGCGCCGCGAGCGCCGGCGGCACGCTCGAAGCATGGCAGGCAGGCGAGGCATTCACCGTGCGGGCGGAGTTGGCGGCATGA
- a CDS encoding response regulator, which produces MIRILLADDQPLLLSALETILGAQDDITVAATAADGAEAVEKARAHRIDVAVLDIRMPVLDGIAAARTIMELGPRVIMLTTFDDDTLIHAAIADGVHGFLLKDAEPDVLAGAVRAVAGGESVLAPGVTGRVMEWVREGPGSPASATALEGLTTREREVLAEIGRGATNAEIAAALYIAETTVKTHVSSLLAKLGARDRVALALIAQRAGISS; this is translated from the coding sequence ATGATCCGGATTTTGCTTGCGGACGACCAACCGTTGCTGCTCAGTGCGCTCGAAACCATCCTGGGCGCGCAAGACGACATCACCGTCGCGGCCACAGCCGCCGATGGGGCGGAGGCGGTGGAGAAGGCGCGGGCGCACCGCATCGACGTCGCCGTGCTCGATATCCGCATGCCTGTGCTGGACGGCATCGCCGCCGCCCGCACCATCATGGAGCTGGGCCCGCGGGTGATCATGCTGACCACGTTCGACGACGACACGCTCATCCACGCAGCCATCGCCGACGGCGTCCACGGATTCCTGCTCAAGGACGCAGAGCCGGACGTGCTCGCGGGAGCGGTGCGCGCGGTGGCCGGCGGCGAATCCGTCCTCGCGCCCGGCGTGACCGGCAGGGTGATGGAGTGGGTCCGCGAAGGTCCAGGTAGTCCGGCGTCGGCCACTGCGCTGGAGGGGCTGACTACCCGCGAGCGTGAGGTGCTCGCCGAGATCGGCCGCGGAGCGACTAACGCAGAGATCGCCGCCGCGCTGTACATCGCGGAAACCACAGTGAAAACGCACGTCTCCAGCCTGCTGGCCAAACTCGGCGCACGCGACCGGGTGGCGTTGGCGCTGATCGCGCAACGCGCCGGCATCTCCTCCTAG
- a CDS encoding ATP-binding cassette domain-containing protein — protein MTDTQLACRGVAVSFGGHQVLRDISLTTTPGRVHALLGPNGAGKSTLMSVLLGLIQPDAGEVTLVGQPFTREALRHVGASINDPAFYSHLSARNNLRVHTALLGLPDTEADRVLQLVGLQGAGKKKAGTFSTGMKGRLALAQALIGEPEVLILDEPQNGLDPEGIAHLRAYLRDYARAGRTVLVSSHQLGEVLHMADDATVIAGGDVRFAGELAELGPNLEESFFRLTAGGGQ, from the coding sequence ATGACCGATACACAACTCGCCTGCCGCGGTGTCGCAGTTTCGTTCGGCGGGCACCAGGTGCTGCGCGATATTTCACTGACAACCACCCCGGGCCGCGTCCACGCGCTGTTGGGGCCCAACGGCGCGGGGAAATCGACGCTGATGTCGGTGCTGCTCGGCCTGATCCAGCCGGACGCGGGCGAGGTGACACTAGTGGGCCAGCCGTTCACCCGCGAGGCGCTGCGGCACGTGGGCGCCTCGATCAATGACCCCGCCTTCTACAGCCACCTGAGCGCGCGCAACAACCTGCGCGTGCACACTGCGTTGCTCGGCCTGCCCGACACGGAGGCTGACCGGGTGCTCCAACTCGTCGGCCTGCAGGGTGCAGGCAAGAAGAAGGCGGGCACCTTCTCCACCGGAATGAAGGGCAGGTTGGCGCTGGCGCAGGCGCTCATCGGTGAGCCGGAGGTGCTCATTTTGGACGAGCCCCAAAACGGCCTCGACCCCGAGGGCATCGCCCACCTGCGCGCCTACCTGAGGGACTACGCCCGCGCCGGGCGCACTGTGCTGGTCAGCTCCCACCAGTTGGGCGAGGTGCTGCACATGGCGGACGACGCCACCGTCATCGCCGGCGGCGACGTCCGCTTCGCCGGGGAACTTGCGGAGCTCGGGCCGAACTTGGAGGAATCCTTCTTCCGCTTGACCGCAGGGGGCGGGCAATGA
- a CDS encoding ABC transporter permease — MSLLRAEWIRAKGSTLWWLAGAGLLLGLLLTAFSLVGDVGSAKSLLYPQGLLVTGMAAPVAALFAGLAENRERDSRAGGTLWRPVSSTGTRAARITVVWLALAVFAVLDFVVPVAAALVFGLDGAAQVALVGAFVWLGMLGPAGLAAAATRRVGLLPTLVAAFVFTIELGYFVERSWWWLNPGAWPARLALPTMEMHFNLLPLEDTSPMAGESPFPALALTLLLAAAGFAAAVLTPRRTRPILRRRTTHEVVAPALDGPAKPRPARTGFVSAWKGVARAGRMPSLSMVLVLTALELLCATRYPADVRQALFAYAILPVGAGVLPTLVWPRIRPAWALMQVEHPRVGVALMSWFTSIVALVCLLAGVVAGSARFGVLAVIAGTVLTLAALAVTVRFGVMWTLAATILVTIVSVTIGGDVLAESFLWIAAVPAWPVTATGPRVWVALAVGAILLAAVVVVLLRVLRGMRPVRR; from the coding sequence ATGAGTCTGCTTCGCGCCGAATGGATCCGCGCCAAAGGCTCAACGCTGTGGTGGCTCGCAGGAGCGGGGCTGCTTCTTGGCCTGCTGCTGACTGCTTTTTCGTTGGTCGGCGATGTCGGCTCCGCGAAGTCCCTGCTCTATCCCCAGGGGCTTTTGGTCACCGGTATGGCCGCTCCCGTTGCGGCGCTGTTTGCGGGACTGGCTGAAAACCGCGAGCGCGACTCCCGCGCCGGGGGCACACTCTGGCGGCCCGTCTCCTCCACGGGCACCCGCGCCGCCCGCATCACAGTGGTGTGGCTGGCCCTGGCCGTGTTCGCCGTTCTGGACTTCGTGGTGCCCGTTGCGGCGGCGCTGGTGTTCGGCCTGGATGGCGCTGCGCAAGTCGCGCTCGTCGGTGCGTTTGTGTGGCTCGGCATGCTGGGCCCCGCGGGCCTGGCAGCCGCGGCCACACGCCGTGTTGGGCTGTTGCCGACGCTCGTAGCCGCATTCGTGTTCACGATCGAGCTCGGGTACTTCGTGGAGCGAAGCTGGTGGTGGCTTAACCCCGGTGCCTGGCCCGCGCGCTTGGCGTTACCCACGATGGAGATGCACTTCAACCTGTTGCCGCTGGAGGACACCTCACCCATGGCCGGCGAGTCGCCGTTTCCTGCGCTCGCGCTCACCTTGCTTCTAGCCGCGGCCGGATTCGCTGCTGCCGTGCTCACCCCGCGCCGCACGCGACCCATTCTTAGACGCCGCACCACCCACGAAGTCGTTGCGCCCGCGCTTGATGGGCCGGCCAAGCCGAGGCCCGCGCGCACCGGGTTTGTGTCCGCGTGGAAGGGGGTTGCGAGGGCGGGGCGGATGCCGTCGTTAAGCATGGTGCTTGTGCTGACCGCACTGGAACTTTTGTGTGCCACCCGCTATCCGGCGGACGTGCGCCAGGCGCTGTTCGCGTACGCGATCCTCCCGGTTGGCGCGGGCGTATTGCCCACGCTTGTGTGGCCGCGGATCCGCCCGGCATGGGCGCTGATGCAAGTGGAGCACCCGCGAGTCGGCGTCGCGTTGATGAGCTGGTTTACCAGCATCGTTGCGCTTGTGTGCCTGCTCGCGGGTGTGGTGGCTGGGAGCGCGCGTTTTGGTGTGCTCGCCGTAATTGCTGGCACCGTCCTCACCCTCGCTGCGCTCGCTGTGACCGTGCGCTTCGGCGTGATGTGGACGCTGGCGGCGACAATCCTGGTCACGATTGTCTCAGTCACTATCGGCGGCGACGTGCTGGCGGAGTCCTTCCTGTGGATCGCCGCGGTGCCCGCCTGGCCCGTGACCGCCACCGGCCCGCGGGTGTGGGTTGCGCTCGCGGTTGGCGCAATCCTGCTGGCCGCGGTGGTGGTTGTGCTGCTCCGGGTACTGCGCGGGATGCGCCCGGTTCGGCGCTGA
- a CDS encoding M20 family metallopeptidase, with product MATFDPPARPTTPSSAFLKRMDEAVQDRLAEAEPDFDLGARSPEHLQSWKDAEARVEKIRADLNHIVRDLHAHPEEAFEEHHAQAVIAGVLERHGFQVERGAHGVSTALRAEWHSADYNPAVHPAVAVLAEYDALPGIGHACGHNVIAAAGVGAFLGAVGSGSGRIVFLGTPAEEGHTGKEYMIRGGMLDGVDCAVMIHPFSYDLVSHVWVGRRTLTATFTGVPAHASMQPYMGRNALDAATLAYQGCGLLRQQMPPSDRLHAVLSDGGARASIIPETATLQLYVRSLYTETLMDLSQRVEDIFQGAALMTGTAVDAQWDEHPMSLPVRNNATLARRWGATQASRGRDVLPAGTLPDSQAASTDFGNVSHLVPGIHPLVKIAPEGTALHTTDFAAAAISDQAFEGAFDAAVGLAQTVADILNDPQLLADAKKEFDAAGGAISVEELLARETDQH from the coding sequence ATGGCTACTTTCGACCCACCCGCCCGACCGACCACTCCCTCCAGCGCGTTCTTGAAGCGCATGGATGAAGCCGTCCAGGATCGACTCGCGGAGGCGGAGCCGGACTTTGACCTAGGCGCGAGAAGCCCTGAGCACCTGCAGTCCTGGAAAGACGCCGAGGCGCGCGTCGAGAAAATCCGCGCTGACCTCAACCACATCGTCCGCGACCTGCACGCCCACCCAGAGGAGGCGTTTGAGGAACACCACGCGCAGGCGGTGATCGCCGGGGTTCTTGAGCGCCATGGGTTCCAGGTGGAACGCGGTGCGCATGGCGTATCGACGGCACTGCGGGCCGAATGGCACAGCGCCGACTACAACCCGGCGGTGCATCCCGCGGTTGCCGTGCTGGCCGAGTACGACGCGCTTCCCGGCATCGGCCACGCCTGCGGACACAACGTCATCGCAGCGGCCGGTGTCGGCGCGTTCCTCGGCGCCGTCGGAAGCGGCAGCGGCAGGATCGTGTTCCTGGGCACCCCGGCGGAGGAGGGGCACACCGGCAAGGAGTACATGATCCGCGGCGGGATGCTCGACGGCGTTGATTGCGCGGTGATGATCCACCCGTTTTCCTACGACCTTGTGTCCCACGTCTGGGTGGGGCGCCGCACACTGACCGCGACGTTTACCGGCGTGCCAGCGCACGCCTCGATGCAGCCGTACATGGGGCGAAACGCCCTCGACGCGGCCACGCTCGCCTACCAAGGGTGCGGGTTGCTGCGCCAGCAGATGCCGCCTTCGGACAGGTTGCATGCGGTGCTTTCCGACGGCGGAGCCCGCGCCTCGATCATCCCCGAGACCGCCACGCTGCAGCTGTATGTCCGCTCGCTGTACACGGAAACGCTGATGGATTTGAGCCAGCGCGTGGAGGACATCTTTCAAGGCGCGGCCTTGATGACGGGCACGGCAGTGGATGCGCAGTGGGACGAACATCCGATGTCGCTGCCTGTCCGCAACAACGCGACGCTTGCCCGGCGGTGGGGTGCGACGCAAGCGTCACGCGGCCGAGACGTGCTTCCGGCGGGAACCCTGCCGGATTCGCAGGCCGCGTCGACCGACTTCGGCAACGTGTCCCACCTGGTTCCGGGCATCCATCCGCTGGTGAAGATCGCGCCGGAGGGCACCGCGTTGCACACCACCGATTTCGCCGCGGCGGCGATCTCGGATCAGGCGTTTGAGGGCGCGTTCGACGCCGCGGTCGGGCTGGCGCAAACTGTCGCGGACATCCTCAACGACCCGCAGCTGCTCGCGGATGCGAAAAAGGAGTTCGACGCCGCCGGCGGCGCGATCTCCGTCGAGGAGCTGCTCGCCCGCGAGACCGACCAGCACTAG
- a CDS encoding 1,4-dihydroxy-2-naphthoyl-CoA synthase: MQYSTAQPFDPTQWREVEGFDFTDITYHRHVGKERADGTVRIAFDRPEVRNAFRPHTVDELYTALDHARRDPSVGVVLLTGNGPSEKDGGWAFCSGGDQRIRGRSGYQYAGGETAETVDEARAKTEGGRLHILEVQRLIRTMPKVVIAVVNGWAAGGGHSLHVVCDMTIASKEEARFKQTDADVGSFDAGYGSAYLAKMVGQKFAREIFFLGRTYTAEEMQRMGAVNIVADHASLEDEAIQVAREINGKSPTAQRMLKFAFNLVDDGLMGQQVFAGEATRLAYMTDEAVEGRDSFLEKRPPNWEEFPFYY; the protein is encoded by the coding sequence ATGCAGTACTCCACCGCCCAGCCCTTCGACCCCACCCAGTGGCGCGAGGTCGAGGGCTTCGATTTCACCGACATCACCTACCACCGCCACGTGGGTAAGGAGCGTGCCGACGGCACCGTGCGCATCGCGTTTGACCGCCCCGAGGTGCGCAACGCGTTTCGCCCCCACACCGTGGACGAGCTGTACACCGCGCTCGACCACGCGCGGCGCGACCCGTCGGTGGGCGTGGTGCTGCTCACCGGCAACGGGCCATCTGAAAAGGACGGCGGCTGGGCGTTTTGCTCCGGCGGCGACCAACGCATCCGCGGCCGCTCCGGCTACCAGTACGCGGGCGGCGAGACCGCCGAGACCGTGGACGAGGCCCGTGCGAAGACCGAGGGCGGACGCCTGCACATCCTGGAGGTGCAGCGCCTGATCCGCACGATGCCAAAGGTGGTCATCGCGGTGGTGAACGGCTGGGCGGCCGGCGGCGGGCACTCGCTGCACGTGGTGTGCGATATGACGATCGCATCGAAGGAGGAAGCGCGGTTCAAGCAGACCGACGCGGACGTCGGCTCATTCGACGCCGGCTACGGGTCGGCGTACCTGGCCAAGATGGTGGGACAGAAGTTCGCGCGCGAGATCTTCTTCCTGGGCCGCACCTACACGGCGGAAGAGATGCAGCGCATGGGCGCGGTGAACATCGTGGCCGACCACGCTTCGCTGGAAGACGAGGCGATCCAGGTCGCGCGCGAAATCAACGGCAAGTCCCCCACAGCTCAACGGATGCTCAAGTTCGCGTTCAACCTCGTCGACGACGGCCTGATGGGCCAGCAGGTCTTCGCCGGCGAGGCCACCCGCCTGGCGTACATGACCGACGAGGCGGTCGAAGGGCGCGACTCCTTTTTGGAGAAGCGTCCGCCGAACTGGGAGGAATTCCCTTTCTATTACTAG